From a region of the Mercurialis annua linkage group LG1-X, ddMerAnnu1.2, whole genome shotgun sequence genome:
- the LOC126669464 gene encoding uncharacterized protein LOC126669464: MNNFSGLLKITDLSKEGVETGLEARQLYVGGEIVDIKVADVEKISLNYIESAVKKLLLHRELVKIHYKVPEASINDNVAKSGAKKSQRNDDNDIFDITLDDCGPTVAGLVNANTEKERNDNDKNEKENVGMVSGVTTTQSSLVEEINAILGSLGKENCEEIEDEILGTIPEELLSGQNIFIAHEEGDREPYRVENNWDGQEATDHETVQEENAENSANIVLQHVEDLNVGIEDVNLENGEDPYLIDCEWLSDDDEELQEARNAVKESNSRRIRIGDVMVNEPPRQASALPSFQRGEEDDTNENELDSDDEWSAISTDGSDCDHAVRRKSRFPVFDSKAEKINICLGMIFKGPGEFKEVVTRFSIQEKRDLKLIRNTSDQVRFKCKETFCPFVLYASREKANSAFMVKTFIEGHTCGITSTNRRVTGMWLAQNYLNKYHCIASMKVTDLIKLVKTDLKVDISFTQMRRAKVKTIKIVEGDVFEEFGLLWDYFG; encoded by the exons ATGAATAATTTTTCTGGTCTTTTGAAGATCACCGACCTAAGCAAAGAAGGGGTGG agactggtttGGAAGCAAGACAACTATATGTTGGTGGAGAAATAGTAGATATAAAGGTAGCAGATGTGGaaaaaatttctttaaattaCATAGAATCAGCTGTTAAAAAGCTTCTGCTACATAGAGAATTagtaaaaatacactataaagtACCAGAAGCGA GTATAAATGACAATGTAGCAAAAAGTGGAGCAAAGAAAAGTCAAAGAAATGATGATAATGATATATTTGATATCACATTAGATGATTGTGGTCCAACAGTAGCAGGTTTAGTAAATGCAAACACtgagaaagaaagaaatgatAATGATAAGAATGAGAAAGAAAATGTGGGAATGGTGTCCGGAGTAACAACTACTCAGTCCTCTTTAGTTGAAGAAATAAATGCCATTCTCGGCAGTTTGGGAAAGGAAAATTGTGAGGAAATTGAAGATGAGATATTAGGAACAATTCCTGAAGAGCTTCTTAGtggacaaaatatttttattgcacATGAGGAAGGAGACAGAGAACCATATCGTGTAGAAAATAATTGGGATGGTCAAGAAGCAACAGATCACGAAACTGTTCAAGAAGAAAATGCAGAAAATAGTGCAAACATTGTGTTACAACACGTTGAAGATTTAAACGTGGGAATTGAAGATGTAAATCTAGAAAATGGAGAAGATCCATATTTAATTGATTGTGAATGGCTATCTGATGATGATGAGGAGTTACAAGAAGCGAGGAATGCTGTAAAAGAATCAAATAGCAGAAGGATAAGAATTGGGGATGTTATGGTTAATGAACCTCCGAGACAAGCAAGTGCACTACCATCATTTCAGAGAGGCGAAGAAGACGACACTAATGAGAATGAGTTAGATTCTGATGATGAATGGAGTGCAATAAGCACAGATGGTAGCGATTGTGACCATGCAGTAAGGAGAAAAAGTAGATTCCCCGTGTTTGACTCAAAAGCTGAAAAGATAAACATATGTTTAGGCATGATATTTAAAGGACCAGGAGAATTTAAAGAAGTTGTAACAAGATTTTCAATTCAAGAAAAAAGGGATTTGAAGTTAATTAGGAACACATCTGATCAAGTCAGATTTAAATGTAAGGAAACATTTTGCCCTTTTGTGTTGTATGCATCTAGAGAGAAGGCTAATAGTGCTTTTATGGTGAAGACGTTTATCGAAGGACACACTTGTGGTATTACCTCAACTAACAGAAGAGTAACAGGTATGTGGCTTGCtcaaaattatttgaataaGTATCATTGTATAGCTTCCATGAAAGTCACAGATCTCATTAAATTAGTGAAGACAGACCTGAAAGTGGATATTTCATTCACACAGATGAGAAGAGCAAAAGTGAAAACAATAAAGATAGTCGAGGGTGATGTGTTTGAAGAATTTGGTTTACTATGGGATTATTTTGGGTGA